The Pempheris klunzingeri isolate RE-2024b chromosome 1, fPemKlu1.hap1, whole genome shotgun sequence genome includes a region encoding these proteins:
- the ddias gene encoding uncharacterized protein ddias has translation MSVRRALVECVVLSLQDACVFYPCCKGCFSRIDVEQQDTTRCRCSRCGYSCQREQAEYRYRLSLKVARDGCIFGVTVFGTSLNPFFGIHASGLQRLVENFDGPVGSSTRSTLLVKAVKDCFIGRRFIFGIKITEAESRPWAAGPVTNGSSRKEKVHFIASQMILPKAGLEGCTVVSYYQILLQRAAEYELGSTKRPPATALLLIPCHSPANSFNDTTLSASGLLPRTLQRSQSIDSTFTPTPPWQQSLGLITSSAEQEEGCNTQDSGDENSRQTGNNKIPHHAQSGCLENHEATEETALSPLLSLECSSYSCLSFPNHPSPSTGKVGGNTPNLNTWFSPSSPDHSFSEVRRPTGQLTKTFLSSSLAWEDLPFSESLTEFLCEEDKDFDIVRETEPHLNQKETARTNLEILSQDKNKSIESTCVCQSNTQVTESHSLILDVTTTPAPNGGGTHELSDQVRRSHVGRVNQSQPRNICSNECEQEKASSLSFENEEEQLEGDTYNCSADLFSSSPLLDMNTNTHAETVSLTTEAPPPLSTPHKQHLKSEKAHVPHTTADKQKLDSNKCINRGSLIPPGAQELDFIPDSQSTPIVKAALVTGSPASSRRTLTFGEFALQPNSRDSFNRNLQSEMNNKNQAKITSFLCTYNCASANQLSHCSRESAEEKQMWSMTSSRHSHRCTPKRRFWRPDRHKNHLQNQQHRVAQRRALKARSTGRINHQCDPSDCDVTVCDYENSEVVAVPPTPVAKRQWSVKLRGRSHAEHSSSIVSYNREGQHGDGVNCKRTLLDQTLTLSQGGLTQIENCDSETVDKRTLDGSSYLLDDENEACDWSRDLFSD, from the exons ATGCAGATGCTCCAGGTGTGGTTACAGCTGTCAGAGGGAGCAGGCTGAGTACAGATACCGTCTGTCACTGAAGGTGGCCCGGGACGGATGCATATTTGGAGTAACTGTGTTTGGGACCAGCCTGAACCCATTCTTCGGCATTCATGCAAGTGGTTTACAGAG GTTGGTGGAGAACTTTGATGGACCAGTTGGCTCATCAACCAGATCCACGTTGTTGGTGAAGGCTGTCAAGGACTGTTTCATCGGCAGGCGTTTCATCTTTGGTATAAAG ATAACCGAAGCAGAAAGTAGGCCTTGGGCAGCAGGGCCTGTTACGAATGGCTCCAGCAGGAAAGAGAAAGTTCACTTTATCGCCAGTCAGATGATTCTCCCCAAAGCAGGCCTGGAAGGCTGCACAGTGGTCAGTTACTATCAGATCCTTctccagagagctgcagaatATGAGCTGGGATCCACTAAAAGACCTCCAGCAACAGCCCTGCTGCTGATTCCTTGTCATTCTCCAGCCAACAGCTTCAATGATACCACACTTTCTGCCTCAGGTCTGCTTCCCCGAACACTGCAAAG ATCACAGTCCATAGACAGCACCTTTACTCCCACCCCTCCATGGCAACAATCACTCGGACTAATCACTTCAtcagcagagcaggaggaaggcTGCAATACCCAGGACAGTGGCGATgagaacagcagacagacgggCAACAATAAAATACCACATCATGCACAGAGTGGCTGCCTGGAGAACCATGAGGCCACAGAAGAGACAGCGCTGTCGCCTCTTCTTTCCTTAGAGTGCAGCTCTTACAGTTGTCTGTCATTTCCTAACCACCCATCCCCGTCTACTGGGAAAGTTGGCGGAAACACCCCCAACCTGAACACTTGGTTCAGTCCCTCCTCACCTGACCACAGCTTCTCCGAGGTGAGGAGGCCAACTGGACAGCTCACCAAAACATTCCTGTCAAGCTCCTTGGCTTGGGAGGATTTGCCTTTCTCTGAGAGTCTTACAGAGTTCTTATGTGAGGAAGACAAAGATTTTGACATTGTTCGTGAAACAGAACCACATCTAAATCAGAAAGAAACGGCAAGAACCAACCTAGAAATCCTATCACAAGACAAGAACAAATCAATTGAATCAACTTGTGTTTGTCAAagtaacacacaggtaacagagAGCCACTCGCTGATACTGGATGTCACTACTACACCTGCACCAAATGGAGGTGGCACACATGAACTATCTGACCAGGTACGCAGGAGCCACGTTGGGCGTGTAAACCAGAGTCAGCCCAGAAACATTTGTTCCAATGAGTGTGAACAGGAGAAAGCtagttctttgtcttttgagaACGAAGAAGAGCAGCTTGAAGGGGATACCTACAATTGCTCAGCAGACCTATTCAGTAGCTCACCCCTGCTCGATATGAACACAAACACGCATGCAGAAACTGTCAGTCTGACCACAGAAGCCCCCCCACCGCTTTCCACGCCACACAAACAGCACCTGAAGAGTGAAAAAGCTCACGTCCCACATacaacagcagacaaacagaaactgGATAGCAATAAATGCATTAATAGAGGCAGTTTAATTCCACCAGGCGCACAAGAACTTGACTTCATCCCCGATTCTCAGTCCACCCCCATCGTAAAAGCAGCTTTAGTGACAGGGTCACCTGCCTCCTCACGAAGAACCTTGACATTTGGCGAATTTGCTTTACAGCCCAACAGTCGAGATTCTTTTAACAGAAATCTGCAATCTGAAATGAACAATAAAAATCAAGCCAAAATCACCTCCTTTCTTTGTACATATAACTGTGCCAGTGCTAACCAGCTGTCCCACTGTAGCAGAGAgtctgcagaagaaaaacagatgtgGAGTATGACATCCAGCCGACACAGCCACAGATGTACTCCAAAGAGAAGGTTCTGGAGGCCAGACAGACATAAAAACCATCTGCAGAATCAGCAGCACCGGGTAGCCCAGAGACGAGCTCTAAAAGCAAGGTCTACAGGAAGGATCAACCACCAGTGTGACCCAAGTGATTgtgatgtgactgtgtgtgattaTGAGAACAGCGAAGTCGTTGCCGTCCCTCCTACTCCTGTTGCTAAAAGACAATGGAGCGTGAAGCTCAGAGGAAGAAGTCATgctgagcacagcagcagtaTTGTCAGTTATAATCGTGAAGGGCAGCATGGAGATGGAGTTAACTGTAAAAGAACACTGTTGGATCAAACTCTCACATTATCACAAGGAGGTCTGACACAAATAGAAAATTGTGACAGCGAGACTGTTGACAAGCGAACTCTGGATGGATCTAGTTACCTCCTTGATGATGAGAACGAGGCATGTGATTGGTCTAGAGATCTGTTCTCTGACTGA